In Atribacterota bacterium, one DNA window encodes the following:
- the rapZ gene encoding RNase adapter RapZ encodes MQDSRFIIITGLSGAGKSIAIKCFEDLDFFCVDNIPPQLIPKFAEMCLKSRGKLSKIAFVVDIRSEIFFRELDESLKELESMSINPEILFLEAKDDVIVRRFSETRRKHPLQFSQSILENIRQERKKLKDLKSKSTMIIDTSHLSPRQLNTEIRRYSQTNSAKGMHISLISFGYKYGMPIDVDLVFDVRFLPNPYYHDELSGLSGSDDKVKNYLMKFPVTQQFVDQLISLIDFILPHYVDEGKNYLSIAIGCTGGRHRSVFIVNKLYQLLKAKNHNIFKRHRDIKKDEKRYKEKL; translated from the coding sequence ATGCAAGATAGCCGTTTTATAATTATTACCGGACTCTCCGGGGCTGGTAAAAGTATAGCTATAAAGTGCTTTGAAGATTTAGATTTTTTTTGTGTTGATAATATCCCCCCACAGTTAATACCAAAATTTGCCGAAATGTGCCTCAAATCACGAGGAAAATTATCAAAAATTGCATTTGTTGTGGATATCAGGAGTGAAATATTTTTTCGGGAATTAGATGAGTCTTTAAAAGAATTGGAATCCATGAGCATTAATCCTGAAATATTGTTTCTTGAAGCAAAAGACGATGTTATAGTCCGAAGGTTCAGCGAGACAAGAAGGAAGCATCCTCTACAGTTTTCGCAAAGTATTCTTGAAAACATTCGTCAGGAAAGGAAAAAATTAAAAGATTTAAAATCAAAATCTACAATGATTATAGATACTTCTCATTTAAGTCCCAGACAATTGAATACTGAAATCCGCAGATATTCTCAGACGAATTCTGCCAAAGGAATGCATATCAGTTTGATCTCTTTTGGGTACAAATATGGTATGCCAATAGATGTTGATCTGGTTTTTGATGTCAGATTTTTACCCAATCCGTACTATCATGATGAATTGAGCGGTCTATCCGGTAGTGATGATAAAGTCAAGAACTATTTAATGAAATTCCCCGTTACCCAGCAATTTGTTGATCAGCTTATTTCACTGATAGATTTTATTCTTCCTCATTATGTTGATGAAGGAAAAAATTATCTGTCTATAGCTATTGGATGTACTGGAGGGAGGCATCGTTCAGTTTTTATTGTCAATAAATTGTACCAACTATTAAAAGCAAAAAATCATAATATTTTTAAAAGGCATAGAGATATTAAGAAAGATGAAAAAAGATATAAAGAGAAGCTTTAA
- a CDS encoding YvcK family protein, whose translation MSKKYYNLASLAKWFYPGMQVKRFLLIVLAGIILMAVGLIFLLDLTRFLWIKNQIRSLFIYYNIAPHLSGLILILAGSAMVILGISNINRSILKKVIPQQIDQIPEIIYAKRKLEKGPHIVVIGGGTGLHTLLRGLKQYTSNITAIVTVFDSGGSSGLLRNELGVLPPGDIRNCLVALSTRESLMTELFQYRFKDGSLQGHSFGNLFITAMSEVSGDFSEAVKKSSEILAIRGRVLPSSIENVTLCARLKNNIIIKGESNIAKGKGKIDNVFIEPSLALPLPDTIKAIEGADTVILGPGSLYTSVICNLLVKDIPEAICKSNATKIYICNVMTQSGETDNYSTSMHLTEVIKYLKQNCLDYVLLNNKKLDKKMAVKYQDEGAFPVKNDLLNTKYDQKTNIISQELLSEYNFARHSSEKLAKLIMEIIHKEKN comes from the coding sequence ATGAGTAAAAAATATTATAACTTAGCTTCCCTGGCAAAATGGTTTTATCCCGGGATGCAAGTAAAGCGATTTTTGCTAATTGTTTTAGCTGGAATAATCCTGATGGCCGTTGGTTTAATCTTTCTACTTGATTTAACCAGATTTTTATGGATAAAAAATCAAATAAGAAGCTTGTTTATATATTACAATATTGCCCCCCATTTATCTGGATTAATACTTATTTTAGCAGGTTCAGCAATGGTTATTCTTGGAATATCTAATATAAACCGGTCCATTTTAAAAAAAGTTATACCTCAGCAAATTGATCAAATCCCCGAGATTATTTATGCAAAAAGAAAATTAGAAAAAGGGCCCCATATTGTTGTAATAGGGGGAGGGACTGGTCTGCATACTTTATTGAGAGGGCTTAAACAATATACCAGTAATATCACAGCTATTGTGACTGTTTTTGATAGCGGAGGAAGCTCAGGTTTATTAAGGAATGAATTAGGAGTTTTACCCCCGGGAGACATAAGGAATTGTTTAGTAGCCCTTTCTACCAGGGAGTCTTTGATGACTGAATTATTTCAATATAGATTTAAAGATGGTAGCTTGCAGGGACATAGTTTTGGAAATCTATTTATAACTGCCATGTCTGAGGTTAGTGGAGATTTTTCAGAGGCAGTTAAAAAATCCAGTGAAATATTGGCAATAAGGGGGAGGGTTCTGCCTTCTTCAATTGAAAATGTAACATTGTGTGCTCGGTTAAAGAATAATATAATAATAAAGGGAGAAAGCAATATAGCAAAAGGTAAAGGAAAGATTGACAATGTTTTCATCGAACCATCTTTAGCACTCCCACTACCTGATACGATAAAGGCAATTGAAGGAGCTGATACAGTCATACTTGGTCCTGGAAGCTTGTATACCAGTGTTATTTGTAATTTGCTGGTAAAGGATATTCCCGAGGCAATATGTAAATCAAACGCCACAAAAATATATATCTGTAATGTAATGACTCAATCAGGGGAAACCGATAACTATTCTACCTCAATGCATTTAACAGAAGTAATAAAATATCTTAAACAAAACTGCCTTGATTATGTACTGCTAAATAATAAAAAACTGGATAAAAAAATGGCTGTTAAATACCAGGATGAAGGTGCTTTTCCTGTGAAAAATGACTTATTGAATACAAAATATGACCAGAAAACAAACATTATTAGCCAGGAACTGCTTTCAGAATATAATTTTGCCCGACATAGCTCTGAAAAATTGGCCAAATTAATCATGGAAATCATACATAAGGAGAAAAATTAG